The nucleotide window GGAATGAAAACTTTATTATCCGACGCCAACCCGCTCATATTCGTCATCATATTGCCTTGCTTTTCAATTACCCCGACAACCCTGAACGGTAGGTTTTCAATATCGACATATTCGTTGACTGGTTCTTCGCCCTCCTCGAATAAATTCTTATAAACCTCCGCGCCTAGAACGCAAACATGACGGCCCCTCTCGGCTTCGAGGGCAGTGAAAAACCTCCCTTTTCCGAGAGGAATTTTCCTAACTAAATGATAATCTTGAGTCGTCCCAACGATTTGAAGCCCGGATGCTTCCTTGCCACCTCGCGAGAGCCCTCCCCACGTCTCTCTTGTTGGAACGATATATTCCGCCAAATCCACGCGATGAAGTGCATCTATCTCTTTCTCGCCAATCCTAGGGGCTCGCCAATGGTGTTCCCCCCCCCATTGGTTTTTACTGATATATAATACACGCGTACCCATACGCGAAAACTCACGAGTAACCATGCCGTCAAGACCTGCCATGATCGAAACAATAGCAATTATCGTCCCGACGCCGACTGCAATGCTAAGCATAGTTAGCATTGTTCGAAGTAATCTCCCTCTAAGAGAAATCATGGCTGCTCTGAGGCTTTCGATAATTAAATACATTATGCCTTGTGCTTATTGGTATCCGAGGCTATTAGACCATCTAGAATTTGCACAGTTCTGTTTGCGTGTTCTGCAATAAATGACTCATGAGTAACCAGTATTATTGTGTTGCCTTTCTCGTAGAGTTTATCGAGAAGGACCATTATATCCTCGCCTGTTTTGCTATCTAGGTTTCCCGTAGGCTCGTCCGCCAAAATAATATCCGGCGCGGTCACGAGCGCTCTGGCAATGGCTACTCTCTGTCTTTGTCCGCCCGATAGTTCGTTTGGTTTATGCGACATTCTATCGCCCAATCCAACCATATCAAGGGCGTGCCTCGCCCTCTTGTGTCTTTCTTTTCGTTGAACGCCGGAATATACTAAAGGTAATTCGACATTCCCGAGCGCCGAAGTTCGGGATAGCAGATTAAATGTCTGAAATATAAATCCTACTCTCTTATTCCGCATATTCGCGAGTTGCGAGTCGCTGAATTCGGTGACATCCGTTCCGCCAATCAAATATTTTCCCTCCGATGGAAGGTCCAGCATCCCGAGGATGTTAAGAATCGTAGATTTTCCGCTTCCAGATGGCCCCATTACAGCCACATATTCCGATTGATCGATCTTTAGATCGACTCCGCGAAGGGCATGAACTTGTGTTTTGCCCATGTTATAGACCTTTTTTACTC belongs to bacterium and includes:
- a CDS encoding ABC transporter ATP-binding protein, producing the protein MIELQGVKKVYNMGKTQVHALRGVDLKIDQSEYVAVMGPSGSGKSTILNILGMLDLPSEGKYLIGGTDVTEFSDSQLANMRNKRVGFIFQTFNLLSRTSALGNVELPLVYSGVQRKERHKRARHALDMVGLGDRMSHKPNELSGGQRQRVAIARALVTAPDIILADEPTGNLDSKTGEDIMVLLDKLYEKGNTIILVTHESFIAEHANRTVQILDGLIASDTNKHKA